Proteins encoded in a region of the Chiloscyllium punctatum isolate Juve2018m chromosome 16, sChiPun1.3, whole genome shotgun sequence genome:
- the LOC140487009 gene encoding uncharacterized protein: MLPQLHLILPRCCPSDRAILPRCCPSDRAILPRSCPSDRAILPRCYPSDRAILPRCCPSDRAILPRCCPSDRAILPRCCPSDRAILPRCCPSDRAILPRCCPSVRAILPRCCPSDRAILPWSCPSDRAILPWSCPSVRAILPRSCPSVRAILPRCCPSDRAILPRCCPSDWAILPRCCPSVRAILPRCCPSVRAILPRCCPSDRAILPRCCPSVRAILPQCCPSDRAILPWCCPSVRAILPRCCPSDRAILPRCCPSVRAILPQCCPSDRAILPRCCPSVRAILPQCCPSDRAILPRCCPSVRAILPRCCPSDRAILPRCCPSDRAILPRCCPSVRAILPRCCPSVRAILPRCCPSVRAILPRCCPSVRLILPRCCPSVRAILPRCCPSVSAILPRCCPSVRAILPRCCPSVRAILPRCCPSVRAILPRCCPSVRAILPRCCPSVRLILPRCCPSDRAILPRCCPSDRAILPRCCASDRAILPRCCPSDRAILPRCCPSLRAILPRCCPSVRAILPRCCPSVRAILPRSCPSVRAILPRCCPSVRLILPRCCPSVRLILPQCCLSDRAILPRCCPSVRAILPRCCPSVRAILPRCCPSVRLILPRCCPSDWAILPRCCPSVRAILPRCCPSDRAILPRCCPSDRAILPRCCPSDRLILPRCYPSDRAILPRCCPSLRLILSRCCPSVRLILPRCCPSDWAILPRCCPSVRAILPRCCPSVRLILPRCCPSDRAILPRCCPSDRAILPRCCASDRAILPRCCPSDRAILPRCCPSLRAILPRCCPSVRAILPQCCLSDRAILPRCCPSVRAILPRCCPSVRAILPRCCPSVRAILPRCCPSVRLILPRCCPSDWAILPRCCPSVRAILPRCCPSDRAILPRCCPSDRAILPRCCPSDRLILPRCCPSLRLILSRCCPSVRLILPRCCLSDSAILPRCCPSVRLILPRCCLSDRAILPRCCPSLRLILSRCCPSVRLILPRCCPSDRAILPRCCPSLRLILSRCCPSVRLILPRCCLSDRAILPRSCLSDRANSLGAVPLTGRYSLGAVPLTGRYSLGAVPLSGRYSLGAVPLSGRYSLGAVPLTGRYSLGAVPLTGRYSLGAVPLSGRYSLGAVPLTGPYSLGAVPLSGRYSLGAVPLTGPYSLGAVPLTGRYSLGAVPLTGSYSLGAVPLTGRYSLGAVPLTGRYSLGAVPLSGRYSLGAVPLTGSYSLGAVPLSG; encoded by the coding sequence ATGCTCCCACAGTTACATCTGATACTCCCTCGGTGCTGTCCCTCTGACAGGGCGATACTCCCTCGGTGCTGTCCCTCTGACAGGGCGATACTCCCTCGGTCCTGTCCCTCTGACAGGGCCATACTCCCTCGGTGCTATCCCTCTGACAGGGCGATACTCCCTCGGTGCTGTCCCTCTGACAGGGCGATACTCCCTCGGTGCTGTCCCTCTGACAGGGCGATACTCCCTCGGTGCTGTCCCTCTGACAGGGCGATACTCCCTCGGTGCTGTCCCTCTGACAGGGCGATACTCCCTCGGTGCTGTCCCTCTGTCAGGGCGATACTCCCTCGGTGCTGTCCCTCTGACAGGGCGATACTCCCGTGGTCCTGTCCCTCTGACAGGGCGATACTCCCGTGGTCCTGTCCCTCTGTCAGGGCGATACTCCCTCGGTCCTGTCCCTCTGTCAGGGCGATACTCCCTCGGTGCTGTCCCTCTGACAGGGCGATACTCCCTCGGTGCTGTCCCTCTGACTGGGCCATACTCCCTCGGTGCTGTCCCTCTGTCAGGGCGATACTCCCTCGGTGCTGTCCCTCTGTCAGGGCGATACTCCCTCGGTGCTGTCCCTCTGACAGGGCGATACTCCCTCGGTGCTGTCCCTCTGTCAGGGCGatactccctcagtgctgtcccTCTGACAGGGCGATACTCCCTTGGTGCTGTCCCTCTGTCAGGGCGATACTCCCTCGGTGCTGTCCCTCTGACAGGGCGATACTCCCTCGGTGCTGTCCCTCTGTCAGGGCGatactccctcagtgctgtcccTCTGACAGGGCGATACTCCCTCGGTGCTGTCCCTCTGTCAGGGCGatactccctcagtgctgtcccTCTGACAGGGCGATACTCCCTCGGTGCTGTCCCTCTGTCAGGGCGATACTCCCTCGGTGCTGTCCCTCTGACAGGGCGATACTCCCTCGGTGCTGTCCCTCTGACAGGGCGATACTCCCTCGGTGCTGTCCCTCTGTCAGGGCAATACTCCCTCGGTGCTGTCCCTCTGTCAGAGCAATACTCCCTCGGTGCTGTCCCTCTGTCAGGGCCATACTCCCTCGGTGCTGTCCCTCTGTCAGGCTGATACTCCCTCGGTGCTGTCCCTCTGTCAGGGCGATACTCCCTCGGTGCTGTCCCTCTGTCAGTGCGATACTCCCTCGGTGCTGTCCCTCTGTCAGGGCAATACTCCCTCGGTGCTGTCCCTCTGTCAGGGCCATACTCCCTCGGTGCTGTCCCTCTGTCAGGGCAATACTCCCTCGGTGCTGTCCCTCTGTCAGGGCCATACTCCCTCGGTGCTGTCCCTCTGTCAGGCTGATACTCCCTCGGTGCTGTCCCTCTGACAGGGCGATACTCCCTCGGTGCTGTCCCTCTGACAGGGCGATACTCCCTCGGTGCTGTGCCTCTGACAGGGCAATACTCCCTCGGTGCTGTCCCTCTGACAGGGCGATACTCCCTCGGTGCTGTCCCTCTCTCAGGGCCATACTCCCTCGGTGCTGTCCCTCTGTCAGGGCGATACTCCCTCGGTGCTGTCCCTCTGTCAGGGCGATACTCCCTCGGTCCTGTCCCTCTGTCAGGGCGATACTCCCTCGGTGCTGTCCCTCTGTCAGGCTGATACTCCCTCGGTGCTGTCCCTCTGTCAGGCTGatactccctcagtgctgtctCTCTGACAGGGCGATACTCCCTCGGTGCTGTCCCTCTGTCAGGGCGATACTCCCTCGGTGCTGTCCCTCTGTCAGGGCGATACTCCCTCGGTGCTGTCCCTCTGTCAGGCTGATACTCCCTCGGTGCTGTCCCTCTGACTGGGCGATACTCCCTCGGTGCTGTCCCTCTGTCAGGGCCATACTCCCTCGGTGCTGTCCCTCTGACAGGGCGATACTCCCTCGGTGCTGTCCCTCTGACAGGGCGATACTCCCTCGGTGCTGTCCCTCTGACAGGCTGATACTCCCTCGATGCTATCCCTCTGACAGGGCGATACTCCCTCGGTGCTGTCCCTCTCTCAGGCTGATACTCTCTCGGTGCTGTCCCTCTGTCAGGCTGATACTCCCTCGGTGCTGTCCCTCTGACTGGGCGATACTCCCTCGGTGCTGTCCCTCTGTCAGGGCCATACTCCCTCGGTGCTGTCCCTCTGTCAGGCTGATACTCCCTCGGTGCTGTCCCTCTGACAGGGCGATACTCCCTCGGTGCTGTCCCTCTGACAGGGCGATACTCCCTCGGTGCTGTGCCTCTGACAGGGCAATACTCCCTCGGTGCTGTCCCTCTGACAGGGCGATACTCCCTCGGTGCTGTCCCTCTCTCAGGGCCATACTCCCTCGGTGCTGTCCCTCTGTCAGGGCGatactccctcagtgctgtctCTCTGACAGGGCGATACTCCCTCGGTGCTGTCCGTCTGTCAGGGCGATACTCCCTCGGTGCTGTCCCTCTGTCAGGGCGATACTCCCTCGGTGCTGTCCCTCTGTCAGGGCGATACTCCCTCGGTGCTGTCCCTCTGTCAGGCTGATACTCCCTCGGTGCTGTCCCTCTGACTGGGCGATACTCCCTCGGTGCTGTCCCTCTGTCAGGGCCATACTCCCTCGGTGCTGTCCCTCTGACAGGGCGATACTCCCTCGGTGCTGTCCCTCTGACAGGGCGATACTCCCTCGGTGCTGTCCCTCTGACAGGCTGATACTCCCTCGGTGCTGTCCCTCTCTCAGGCTGATACTCTCTCGGTGCTGTCCCTCTGTCAGGCTGATACTCCCTCGGTGctgtctctctgacagtgcgatACTCCCTCGGTGCTGTCCCTCTGTCAGGCTGATACTCCCTCGGTGCTGTCTCTCTGACAGGGCGATACTCCCTCGGTGCTGTCCCTCTCTCAGGCTGATACTCTCTCGGTGCTGTCCCTCTGTCAGGCTGATACTCCCTCGGTGCTGTCCCTCTGACAGGGCGATACTCCCTCGGTGCTGTCCCTCTCTCAGGCTGATACTCTCTCGGTGCTGTCCCTCTGTCAGGCTGATACTCCCTCGGTGCTGTCTCTCTGACAGGGCGATACTGCCTCGGTCCTGTCTCTCTGACAGGGCGAACTCCCTCGGTGCTGTCCCTCTGACAGGGCGATACTCCCTCGGTGCTGTCCCTCTGACAGGGCGATACTCCCTCGGTGCTGTCCCTCTGTCAGGGCGATACTCCCTCGGTGCTGTCCCTCTGTCAGGGCGATACTCCCTCGGTGCTGTCCCTCTGACAGGGCGATACTCCCTCGGTGCTGTCCCTCTGACAGGGCGATACTCCCTCGGTGCTGTCCCTCTGTCAGGGCGATACTCCCTCGGTGCTGTCCCTCTGACAGGGCCATACTCCCTCGGTGCTGTCCCTCTGTCAGGGCGATACTCCCTCGGTGCTGTCCCTCTGACAGGGCCATACTCCCTCGGTGCTGTCCCTCTGACAGGGCGATACTCCCTCGGTGCTGTCCCTCTGACTGGGTCATACTCCCTCGGTGCTGTCCCTCTGACAGGGCGATACTCCCTCGGTGCTGTCCCTCTGACAGGGCGATACTCCCTCGGTGCTGTCCCTCTGTCAGGGCGATACTCCCTCGGTGCTGTCCCTCTGACTGGGTCATACTCCCTCGGTGCTGTCCCTCTGTCAGGCTGA